CGCCCTCGAGGCGCTGCCGGATCATCGCGATGCTGTCGGTGATCAAGGCCGTCGAGGTAATGAAATCCTCGAGAGCGGCACCAAGCCCCGCACGCCAGATGGAGTTGGTCGCGAAATCGTCGGTGAGCCGAACCACCGGCTGCGCGCTCTCCCGCAGGAATGTCTCGAGCAGGTCGAACACCTGCGTGCCTTTTTCGCGCGCGGCGTCGAGCGCGGGACGAATCTTCCGGTCGAGAAGATCGAGACTGGCGATGCTGAACATGTCGTCGCGGCGGGCCAGCAATCTCTGCTCCAGCGCTGCGAGCAGACCACGTCCAGCGCGGCGACCTGACGGGGTGCGCGCGAGACGCGAAAGAAGCCGCTGCATTCCGCGTCGAGTTCCGCTCTCACCAAGATGCGCGGCTGCCGCGTCCTCGAGATGATGGCCCTCGTCTATCACGAGCCGGTTGTACGCCGGAATCACGGCGGCGTCTTCCCAGTTCTGCGCCGCGCGGCGGACCGCCAGGTCGGACATCAGCAGATGGTGGTTCACCACCACCACATCCGCCTGTGCCGCTTCACGTCGCGCGCGGAAGAGAAAACACTTTTCGTAATGCGGGCACTCGGCGCGCGTGCACAGATCCGGCTCCGCCGCGACTTCGTCCCACACTTCGGCGCTCGGCGGATACGAAAGATCGCTCAGCGATCCATCCTCGGTGCGCGATGCCCACTCGGCGATCGTATCGAGACTGCCGCCCTGGTCGTCGAGCAGAGTGGACCCAACGAGCTTCGCCTGCTCGAGACGCAGCAGACACAGGTAGTTGCGCCAACCCTTCAGCAGCGCGAAACGTACCGGCTGCTGCCGGGCGAGCGCGGCGGCGAGGAACGGCAGATCCTTTCGTACGAGCTGTTCCTGGAGATTGATCGTGTTCGTCGAAACGACGGTGCGCTCGTTGACCAAGGCTGCCCACCGCAGCGCCGGCAGGAGATATCCGAGCGATTTGCCAACGCCGGTGCCCGCCTCGATCAGTCCGACGCCACCGTCGTTGTAGAGCGTCGCGATAGTCTTCGCCATATCGCGCTGCGCGGGGCGATCCTCGTATTGCCGCATCACTGCCGCGATCGGACCCATGGGACCGAGGTCCGCCGCAACCGATTCAGGATCGAGCTGGGCGGGCTCCGCGGCGACACCGGGAAAAGCGATCACTCCTCGTGCGCCAGACGGTACGCGAGGTTACGCGGCGCGCCGTGCTCGCTCATCAATCGCTCCATTGTCTCGCGAGGCGGCACTCCGTCGGCACGAAGCTGCCGCGCGGCTTCACGAATCGAATCCTCGCTTGGCGCCGTGGGTGACACTCCTCCGATGAGGATGACAACTTCTCCCCGCGGCGGCGTGTCGGCGAATCGTTCCGAGAGCTCCGCCACCGTTCCGCGCGCGAACTCCTCGAACTTCTTCGTCAGCTCGCGCGCAACGACCGCGGCGCGGCTTCCCGCCCCCGCCTCCGCGAGCTCCTTCAATGTCGCGCCAACGCGCAGCGGAGATTCGTAGATGATCGCCGCATGAGTGAGCCGCATGATATCCGTGAGGGCGCGATGCCGGTCCTTCCCTTTGCGGGGGAGAAATCCGAAGAAGGTGAACTGATCGCCGGCGATGCCCGACGCTACCAGCGCCGCGAGCAACGCCGAGGCGCCGGGCACAGGAATGACGTCAATGCCGGCAGCGATCGCCGCCGCGACCAGCCGCGCTCCCGGATCCGACAACAGCGGCGTTCCCGCATCGGTGATGAGCGCG
Above is a genomic segment from Gemmatimonadaceae bacterium containing:
- a CDS encoding helicase C-terminal domain-containing protein; the encoded protein is MIAFPGVAAEPAQLDPESVAADLGPMGPIAAVMRQYEDRPAQRDMAKTIATLYNDGGVGLIEAGTGVGKSLGYLLPALRWAALVNERTVVSTNTINLQEQLVRKDLPFLAAALARQQPVRFALLKGWRNYLCLLRLEQAKLVGSTLLDDQGGSLDTIAEWASRTEDGSLSDLSYPPSAEVWDEVAAEPDLCTRAECPHYEKCFLFRARREAAQADVVVVNHHLLMSDLAVRRAAQNWEDAAVIPAYNRLVIDEGHHLEDAAAAHLGESGTRRGMQRLLSRLARTPSGRRAGRGLLAALEQRLLARRDDMFSIASLDLLDRKIRPALDAAREKGTQVFDLLETFLRESAQPVVRLTDDFATNSIWRAGLGAALEDFITSTALITDSIAMIRQRLEGETTRDEATVALVSELRGAGRRLEALAAAMHGALEPGSDAHKRIRWVESRGGEGNIGVTWVPLDLAPILRDDLFARMKTTVVTSATLSTDLRFEFLSGRLGVDQLRIQPVTESFPSPFDFARQAILAIPTDTPAPNTDAAGHFRSVMRMVGDFTEASDGGIFVLFTSHRDVRQAAAELRERGMAAERPLLVHGEESRDSLLMRFRESGRAVLIGTSSYWEGVDVAGHALRGLLIAKLPFRVPTEPMTAAHCEAIAERGGDPFAEYMVPHAALRLKQGFGRLIRSSTDRGAIVIADPRVVTKGYGATLLRALPPARRILVDWNDISRQLREFYAVSEQE
- the rsmI gene encoding 16S rRNA (cytidine(1402)-2'-O)-methyltransferase; this translates as MPEPTTGGALYIVSTPIGNMGDMSFRAVEVLSSAALVVAEDTRHSRRLLDHYQITTRCSAYHEYNEARETPRLVRRLEAGEAIALITDAGTPLLSDPGARLVAAAIAAGIDVIPVPGASALLAALVASGIAGDQFTFFGFLPRKGKDRHRALTDIMRLTHAAIIYESPLRVGATLKELAEAGAGSRAAVVARELTKKFEEFARGTVAELSERFADTPPRGEVVILIGGVSPTAPSEDSIREAARQLRADGVPPRETMERLMSEHGAPRNLAYRLAHEE